From a single Oreochromis niloticus isolate F11D_XX linkage group LG3, O_niloticus_UMD_NMBU, whole genome shotgun sequence genomic region:
- the LOC109201340 gene encoding general transcription factor II-I repeat domain-containing protein 2-like, with the protein MSFSKPAVKRKVGDEHRQFQEKWEMQYFFVEHRGTPTCLICTEKVAVHKEYNLKRHYTTRHAEVYAKYQGDERANRVASLKADLLRQQDFFKKATKENNAAVEASYVVSEMIAKAGKPFTEGEFVKKCILQAANIVCPAKKGQFINISLSANTVADRISDMSNDIYDQLCEKAKCFSVYSVALDETTDITDTAQLAMYVRGVDDSFEVMEELLTVIPMHGQTTAQEIFHKLCDVIENVGLPWKRFVGITTDGAPSMTGRKNGLVALVQKKLEEEGVEEAIALHCIIHQQVLCSKCLKFDNVMSIVVKCINQIRSRGLKHRRFRAFLEEMESEYGDVLYFTEVRWLSRGNVLNRFFELRAEVKAFMEKDGVSLPVLSDPKWLMDLAFLVDITHELNVLNKKLQGQGQLVSAAYDNVRAFSTNLRSGKPSSLRQTFAISQHARHSWMQAHHSVVTSMLMSF; encoded by the exons ATGTCTTTTTCAAAGCCTGCAGTGAAGAGAAAGGTTGGTGATGAGCACCGACAATTTCAGGAAAAGTGGGAAATGCAATATTTCTTTGTTGAGCACAGGGGCACCCCGACGTGTCTTATTTGCACAGAGAAAGTTGCAGTGCACAAGGAATACAATTTGAAACGTCATTACACAACTAGACATGCTGAGGTGTATGCAAAATACCAGGGAGATGAGAGAGCAAACCGGGTTGCCAGTCTTAAAGCAGATCTACTGAGGCAGCAAGATTTCTTCAAGAAAGCAACCAAAGAGAATAATGCAGCAGTGGAAGCTAGCTACGTGGTTAGTGAGATGATTGCTAAAGCAGGAAAGCCATTCACAGAAGGTGAATTTGTCAAAAAGTGCATATTGCAGGCTGCAAATATAGTCTGTCCGGCAAAGAAAGGTCAGTTTATCAACATCAGCCTTTCTGCCAACACCGTAGCAGATCGCATTTCTGACATGTCAAATGACATTTATGACCAACTGTGTGAGAAAGCCAAATGTTTCAGTGTATACTCAGTCGCTCTTGATGAGACAACAGACATCACCGACACTGCCCAGCTCGCAATGTATGTCCGTGGTGTTGATGACAGTTTTGAagtgatggaggagctgctcaCAGTAATTCCAATGCATGGCCAGACCACCGCTCAGGAGATATTTCACAAGCTGTGTGATGTCATTGAGAATGTTGGTTTGCCATGGAAGAGGTTTGTTGGAATAACAACAGATGGAGCGCCATCAATGACAGGGAGGAAAAATGGACTGGTGGCACTTGTTCAAAAAAAACTGGAAGAGGAAGGCGTGGAGGAGGCCATTGCTCTGCACTGCATTATCCATCAGCAGGTCCTTTGCAGCAAATGCCTGAAGTTTGACAATGTGATGTCTATTGTTGTGAAATGCATCAACCAAATCAGATCCAGGGGCTTAAAGCACCGAAGGTTCCGTGCTTTTTTAGAGGAAATGGAGTCAGAATATGGGGATGTGCTCTACTTCACTGAGGTGCGTTGGCTCAGCAGGGGAAATGTATTAAATAGATTTTTTGAGTTGAGAGCAGAAGTGAAAGCCTTCATGGAGAAGGATGGAGTTAGTCTTCCTGTGCTAAGTGATCCCAAATGGCTCATGGACCTAGCTTTTCTTGTTGATATAACACATGAGCTTAATGTACTAAACAAGAAGTTACAAGGCCAGGGGCAACTTGTCAGTGCTGCCTATGACAACGTGAGAGCATTCTCCacaaa CTTGCGCTCTGGAAAGCCCAGCTCTCTCAGACAAACCTTTGCCATTTCCCAGCATGCAAGGCACTCGTGGATGCAGGCACACCATTCAGTGGTGACAAGTATGTTGATGTCATTTTGA